One part of the Vitis riparia cultivar Riparia Gloire de Montpellier isolate 1030 chromosome 6, EGFV_Vit.rip_1.0, whole genome shotgun sequence genome encodes these proteins:
- the LOC117915951 gene encoding osmotin-like protein gives MASSSTISSSFGFFAVFLFLCTLSHATNPGLILTVVNNCPFTIWPAIQPNAGHDVLERGGFALHTLTHRSFSAPSHHWSGRIWARTGCTYINGKFSCVTGDCGGRLECSGSGGAAPATLAQFTLHHGQNDFSSYAVSLVDGFNLPMTVTPHEGKGLCPVVGCRANLLETCPGKLQMWSPLEHGKVVACKSGCEAFGTDELCCRNHYNSPQTCRASSFSEFFKHACPATFTYAHDSPSLMHECSSPRELKVIFCH, from the coding sequence ATGGCTTCTTCTTCCACCATCTCCTCGTCTTTTGGTTTCTTTGCGGTGTTCCTTTTCCTCTGCACCCTCTCCCATGCTACGAACCCGGGGCTCATTTTAACCGTCGTCAACAACTGTCCCTTTACCATCTGGCCAGCCATCCAGCCAAACGCCGGCCACGACGTCCTGGAGCGTGGCGGCTTCGCCCTCCACACCCTTACCCACCGCTCCTTCTCCGCCCCTTCTCACCACTGGTCCGGCCGGATCTGGGCTCGCACCGGATGCACCTACATCAACGGCAAGTTCTCCTGCGTCACCGGCGACTGCGGCGGCCGCCTCGAATGCAGCGGCTCCGGTGGCGCCGCTCCCGCCACTCTGGCCCAGTTCACCCTCCATCACGGCCAGAACGACTTCTCATCCTACGCCGTCAGCCTCGTCGATGGATTCAACCTTCCGATGACGGTGACCCCACACGAAGGGAAGGGGTTGTGCCCAGTGGTGGGTTGCAGGGCCAATCTACTGGAGACGTGTCCGGGGAAGCTGCAAATGTGGTCCCCACTTGAACATGGGAAGGTGGTGGCCTGCAAGAGCGGGTGTGAGGCGTTTGGTACCGATGAGCTGTGTTGCAGGAACCACTACAACAGTCCTCAGACATGCAGAGCTTCCAGCTTCTCGGAGTTCTTCAAGCATGCTTGTCCAGCCACGTTTACCTATGCCCACGATAGCCCCTCTCTCATGCACGAGTGTTCTTCACCGCGTGAGCTCAAGGTCATCTTCTGTCACTAA